One Polynucleobacter sp. MG-5-Ahmo-C2 genomic window carries:
- the cgtA gene encoding Obg family GTPase CgtA, translating into MKFIDEARIEVIAGQGGAGSASMRREKFIEFGGPDGGDGGKGGSVWAVADRNINTLIDYRYAKTHTAKNGEPGRGADCYGRAGDDIELRMPVGTIIADYETGEPIADLTTHGERLCLAQGGVGGWGNIHFKSSTNRAPRQKTNGKPGERRKLKLELKVLADVGLLGMPNAGKSTLITAVSNARPKIADYPFTTLHPNLGVVRVGNERSFVIADIPGLIEGAAEGAGLGHRFLRHLQRTGVLLHLVDIAPFDENVDPVADANAIVNELRKYDEALVEKPRWLVLNKVDMIPEEDRKKVVADFVKKFKWKGPMFEISALTGLGCDKLCYALQDYLDSVRRDRDEQDERAQDPRYKDQLEDKKPD; encoded by the coding sequence ATGAAATTTATAGACGAAGCGCGTATTGAAGTCATAGCCGGCCAAGGTGGTGCCGGGAGTGCCTCTATGCGCCGTGAAAAGTTCATTGAATTTGGCGGGCCTGACGGCGGTGATGGCGGCAAAGGTGGAAGTGTATGGGCCGTTGCTGATCGCAATATCAATACTCTAATTGATTACCGTTACGCTAAAACACACACTGCAAAAAATGGTGAACCTGGTCGTGGTGCTGATTGCTATGGTCGCGCAGGCGACGATATCGAATTACGTATGCCGGTTGGTACGATCATTGCTGATTACGAAACGGGTGAGCCGATTGCTGACTTAACAACCCATGGTGAGCGCCTATGTCTTGCGCAAGGGGGCGTAGGCGGTTGGGGAAATATTCACTTTAAGAGCAGTACCAATAGAGCGCCACGTCAGAAAACGAATGGCAAGCCAGGTGAGCGTCGTAAATTGAAATTGGAACTCAAAGTGTTGGCTGATGTTGGTTTGCTCGGCATGCCTAACGCTGGTAAATCTACTTTGATTACAGCTGTTTCAAATGCGCGACCAAAGATTGCCGACTATCCATTTACAACTCTGCATCCTAATTTAGGTGTGGTTCGTGTGGGTAATGAGCGCAGCTTTGTGATTGCGGATATTCCGGGTTTGATTGAGGGTGCTGCTGAAGGTGCTGGCTTAGGCCATCGTTTCTTGCGACATCTACAACGTACAGGCGTGCTATTGCATTTGGTTGATATTGCACCTTTTGATGAGAATGTCGACCCTGTGGCGGATGCAAACGCGATTGTGAATGAGCTGCGCAAGTACGATGAGGCTTTAGTTGAGAAGCCACGTTGGCTAGTGCTCAATAAAGTGGATATGATTCCTGAAGAGGATCGTAAAAAGGTTGTTGCAGACTTTGTGAAAAAGTTTAAGTGGAAAGGCCCCATGTTTGAGATCTCCGCTTTAACTGGACTTGGCTGCGATAAGCTTTGTTATGCCCTGCAAGATTATTTGGATTCTGTGCGTCGTGATCGTGATGAGCAAGACGAGCGCGCCCAAGATCCTCGCTACAAAGATCAGTTAGAAGATAAAAAACCCGATTAA
- a CDS encoding CNP1-like family protein, whose amino-acid sequence MNATFRKISAYAISITISASLLACAGDPLESGLDPFAPMVFKEGTTTMPLNPPNKSTLQSFYVSERSVFKFAIDTDSILIGKDGVTRYIVVVSNPSGEQQAQYEGIRCDSFQWRLYGTLENGIWKENPLSTWQTIQSKVPNRYQAALAQGAFCNFTTQEKSMNAILKALNPSNFTGGTQPSNSFGVIAN is encoded by the coding sequence ATGAATGCTACATTCCGCAAAATAAGCGCCTATGCGATTAGCATTACTATCAGCGCAAGCTTGCTAGCTTGCGCAGGTGACCCACTAGAAAGTGGTTTAGATCCATTTGCGCCCATGGTATTTAAGGAGGGCACAACCACAATGCCTTTGAACCCTCCGAATAAATCTACTCTACAGTCCTTTTATGTTTCTGAACGCTCAGTATTTAAATTCGCCATAGATACTGACTCCATCTTGATCGGTAAAGATGGGGTTACACGCTATATCGTAGTAGTGAGTAATCCAAGCGGTGAGCAGCAGGCCCAATACGAAGGTATTCGCTGTGACTCATTTCAGTGGCGCCTATACGGAACGCTTGAGAATGGAATCTGGAAAGAAAATCCCTTATCCACTTGGCAAACAATTCAAAGCAAAGTGCCGAATCGCTATCAGGCAGCTCTGGCACAAGGTGCTTTTTGTAACTTCACCACCCAAGAGAAGAGCATGAATGCGATTCTGAAGGCCTTAAATCCAAGCAATTTTACCGGCGGGACTCAGCCCAGCAACTCATTTGGAGTGATAGCGAACTAG
- a CDS encoding fumarylacetoacetate hydrolase family protein: MAQWLRFQHQGKSGLGQVQGDQIAVYSGDLFQNPKPTGETLQLADVVIDIPCTPSKMVAMVDNFHALVAKLEHAIPAEPLYFLKGNNSFLAANQVIRTPKSYSGKVVYEGELGIVIGQRIHEADESEAAKAIFGYTCINDVTAIEILNRDPGYAQWTRSKSFNTFGVFGPYITTDVDPSKLTIKTILNDQERQNYPVADMIFPPAKLVSLISQDIPLEPGDIIACGTSVGVGSMKPGSNVSIMIEGVGQLDNRFE, translated from the coding sequence ATGGCTCAGTGGCTTAGATTTCAGCACCAAGGTAAAAGTGGCTTAGGACAAGTGCAAGGCGACCAAATCGCGGTGTACTCAGGAGACTTATTTCAGAATCCAAAACCTACTGGCGAAACACTTCAATTAGCAGATGTCGTCATTGACATACCATGCACCCCATCCAAGATGGTTGCAATGGTCGACAACTTTCACGCTCTCGTTGCCAAGCTAGAACACGCTATACCTGCTGAGCCTTTGTACTTTCTAAAGGGGAACAATTCTTTCCTGGCAGCGAACCAAGTCATTCGCACACCCAAGTCCTATTCAGGAAAAGTCGTTTATGAGGGGGAACTTGGCATCGTGATTGGCCAACGAATCCATGAAGCAGATGAATCTGAAGCAGCGAAAGCCATCTTTGGATATACCTGCATTAACGATGTCACTGCCATTGAAATTCTCAATCGCGACCCTGGCTACGCACAGTGGACTCGCTCCAAGAGCTTTAATACCTTCGGCGTCTTTGGCCCCTACATCACCACTGATGTTGACCCAAGTAAATTGACCATTAAAACCATTCTCAATGATCAAGAGCGCCAAAACTATCCAGTAGCGGATATGATTTTCCCGCCAGCAAAATTGGTAAGCCTCATTTCACAAGATATCCCTTTAGAGCCGGGCGACATCATTGCCTGTGGAACTTCAGTGGGCGTTGGCTCAATGAAACCTGGCAGCAATGTCAGCATCATGATTGAGGGCGTTGGCCAATTAGATAATCGCTTCGAATAA
- a CDS encoding squalene/phytoene synthase family protein yields the protein MSLSENPSTDLAYQKAILGSVSRTFALTIPLLTPIIEKVVGNTYLLCRIVDTIEDAADLNPETKQRLSQLFLDAVLEKGSVESFVKPCLEALHHYGNQDELDLIAHTPTVLRILHTCSKDDQAAVSRCVSIMSEGMSHFHGKQTQAGLKDLPEFEKYCYVVAGVVGELLTTIFSNHSSAFAKSIKGHEDLAIAFGQALQMTNILKDSPEDHARGVSWKPADMSQKALLKISYEKLQDSLRYIFLIPKEELGMRRFCFLAFGLAVMTLSKIAKQKEFSNKEEVKLSRNTVIAFYAFTQFAVKSDALMRTFFDISSSALRKTI from the coding sequence ATGAGCCTGAGCGAAAACCCAAGCACTGACCTGGCTTATCAAAAAGCCATTTTGGGCTCAGTCTCTCGCACCTTTGCCTTAACCATTCCACTTTTAACTCCCATCATTGAAAAAGTAGTGGGCAACACTTATCTGCTCTGCCGCATTGTTGACACCATTGAAGATGCAGCCGATTTAAACCCAGAGACCAAGCAAAGACTTTCTCAATTATTTTTAGATGCTGTCCTTGAGAAAGGGTCAGTAGAATCTTTTGTAAAGCCCTGCCTTGAAGCGCTCCACCATTACGGTAACCAAGATGAGTTAGACCTCATTGCCCATACCCCAACTGTTTTACGAATTTTGCATACCTGCTCGAAGGATGATCAAGCAGCAGTGAGTCGCTGCGTCTCCATCATGTCAGAGGGCATGTCCCATTTCCACGGGAAACAAACTCAAGCGGGCCTAAAAGATTTGCCGGAGTTTGAGAAATATTGCTATGTGGTTGCGGGTGTAGTGGGAGAGCTCTTGACGACTATTTTTAGCAATCACTCGTCTGCATTTGCAAAGAGTATCAAGGGCCACGAGGACCTCGCTATTGCCTTCGGTCAAGCCTTGCAGATGACCAACATTCTTAAAGACTCCCCTGAAGATCACGCCCGTGGTGTATCTTGGAAGCCAGCCGATATGAGTCAAAAAGCACTTTTAAAGATCTCCTATGAAAAGCTGCAAGACTCCTTAAGGTACATTTTCTTGATTCCAAAAGAGGAGCTTGGAATGCGGCGTTTTTGTTTCTTAGCCTTTGGCTTAGCTGTCATGACACTCTCAAAGATTGCAAAGCAGAAAGAATTTAGCAACAAAGAGGAAGTAAAGCTCTCCAGAAATACCGTGATTGCTTTTTATGCCTTTACTCAATTCGCAGTGAAAAGTGATGCCCTAATGAGGACTTTCTTTGACATCTCGTCTAGCGCTTTAAGAAAAACTATCTGA
- a CDS encoding methylated-DNA--[protein]-cysteine S-methyltransferase, with translation MAPVKKQVSSDSAQYCVIAAPFGRLGIWTEMVEGSLMLSGIEYLPASATLVSPQNQLAKEAEKQLKAYFQNPHHEFDLPIKSSGTEHQQKVWRNIQTIPVGKTKTYGEIASKIKSGPRAVGTACGANPYPLIAPCHRVVSAQGIGGFMKENSPGLYRQIKLWLLQHEGAL, from the coding sequence ATGGCCCCAGTTAAAAAACAAGTTTCCTCAGATAGCGCGCAATACTGCGTGATTGCAGCCCCTTTTGGGCGCTTAGGCATTTGGACTGAAATGGTTGAGGGAAGTTTGATGTTGTCGGGGATTGAGTATCTACCGGCTTCTGCGACCTTAGTAAGCCCCCAAAATCAACTGGCAAAAGAGGCTGAAAAGCAGCTCAAGGCCTACTTTCAGAATCCACATCATGAGTTTGATTTGCCCATTAAGTCCTCAGGTACCGAGCATCAGCAAAAGGTCTGGAGAAATATTCAGACAATACCCGTTGGCAAAACAAAAACCTACGGTGAGATTGCTAGCAAGATTAAGAGTGGCCCGCGTGCAGTGGGGACAGCGTGTGGTGCAAATCCCTACCCATTAATAGCGCCCTGTCACCGGGTGGTTTCTGCACAAGGAATTGGTGGTTTCATGAAAGAAAATTCGCCGGGACTTTATCGTCAAATCAAGCTATGGCTTTTACAGCATGAAGGAGCGCTGTAA
- the rpmA gene encoding 50S ribosomal protein L27, with translation MAQKKGGGSTRNGRDSESKRLGVKVFGGEQINAGSIIIRQRGTKVHPGVNVGIGKDHTLFALIDGQVEFGVKGALKKAQVSVLPRS, from the coding sequence ATGGCACAGAAAAAAGGCGGCGGCTCAACACGAAATGGCCGCGACTCAGAATCGAAACGCTTAGGCGTTAAGGTATTTGGCGGCGAGCAGATTAATGCTGGCAGCATCATCATTCGTCAACGTGGCACTAAGGTTCATCCTGGTGTAAACGTTGGTATTGGTAAAGATCACACTTTGTTTGCCTTAATTGACGGCCAAGTGGAATTCGGCGTTAAGGGTGCTTTGAAGAAGGCCCAAGTTTCAGTCTTGCCTCGTTCATAA
- a CDS encoding polyprenyl synthetase family protein, with product MSSTVKINDLSQILAPIALDFKALDGVIRHRLASKVALIDQISTYIIQAGGKRVRPALLMLVAKALADGKETAHTLEMAAVVEFIHTATLLHDDVVDESTLRRGRETANAAFGNAASVLVGDFLYSRAFQMMVAPNDLRVMQILSDATNTIAEGEVLQLLNMNDPEVDEASYLQVIRYKTAKLFEASTELGAILANGSDVRREQAAAFGRHIGTAFQLMDDLLDYTANAEQMGKNAGDDLREGKPTLPLIYLLENGSNEERLLVRAAIEQNQDLPDDVFAQILRAVQTSGALDYTQAAAKREADLALACIQDFPANEASSALHALCEYSLSRQT from the coding sequence ATGTCGAGCACTGTCAAAATCAATGACTTAAGCCAAATCCTGGCCCCAATTGCCTTAGATTTCAAGGCCTTAGATGGAGTGATTCGCCATCGTTTAGCCTCAAAAGTAGCCTTAATTGACCAAATCTCCACATACATCATCCAAGCTGGTGGAAAACGGGTCAGACCAGCCCTATTAATGCTAGTAGCTAAAGCTCTAGCTGACGGGAAAGAGACCGCGCACACCCTAGAAATGGCCGCTGTAGTGGAATTTATCCATACCGCCACCCTCCTCCACGACGATGTGGTCGATGAATCCACCCTCAGAAGAGGCCGAGAAACCGCAAATGCGGCTTTTGGGAATGCAGCCAGCGTTTTAGTGGGTGATTTTCTGTATTCCCGGGCATTTCAAATGATGGTTGCTCCAAATGACCTGCGAGTCATGCAAATTCTGTCAGACGCCACCAATACGATTGCCGAAGGTGAAGTGCTGCAGCTCTTAAATATGAACGATCCTGAAGTGGATGAAGCAAGCTATTTGCAAGTTATTCGCTACAAGACTGCCAAACTATTTGAAGCGTCAACCGAGCTGGGCGCAATTTTGGCAAATGGATCTGACGTTCGGCGCGAGCAAGCTGCCGCGTTTGGTCGTCACATTGGCACCGCATTTCAACTCATGGATGATTTATTGGATTACACGGCCAATGCTGAGCAGATGGGCAAGAACGCTGGCGATGATTTACGTGAAGGTAAACCGACGCTACCGCTCATCTACTTATTAGAAAATGGCAGCAATGAAGAACGTCTTCTAGTTCGTGCCGCCATTGAACAAAATCAAGATTTACCAGATGACGTATTCGCACAAATCTTAAGAGCCGTGCAAACTTCTGGCGCATTGGATTACACCCAGGCTGCCGCCAAACGTGAAGCAGATTTAGCTCTGGCCTGCATTCAAGACTTTCCAGCTAACGAGGCTTCATCAGCATTGCATGCCTTGTGCGAATACTCTCTGTCGCGCCAAACTTAA
- a CDS encoding 2-dehydropantoate 2-reductase, producing MKICVIGGGGAIGGYLAVMLARAGNEVTVVARGATLAAIKERGLALIMNDQPEPLVAEVKAVEKITDAETPDVVILAVKAHQVEPIIDDLAAIMGPETILIPMQNGIPWWYFQKLGGEYQDHSVETVDAGGVAKKAINPNNIIGCVVYPATFTQAPGVIRHVEGNRFPLGELDGKSTERILKVSEMMGAAGFKSPILDDIRSEIWLKLWGNMTFNPISSLTHGTLEGICQYPLTKELARNMMAEAQTIAEKLGVTFRVDIERRIAGAEKVGKHKTSMLQDLEAGRSLEIDALLGSVIELGKITQTPTPCLNTVFALTKYLDENVQASKGSLALPSVSGY from the coding sequence ATGAAAATCTGTGTAATTGGTGGAGGTGGCGCCATTGGTGGCTATCTCGCTGTCATGTTGGCGCGAGCGGGTAATGAAGTAACGGTCGTGGCGCGTGGTGCAACTCTAGCTGCTATTAAAGAACGTGGTTTGGCGTTGATTATGAATGACCAGCCAGAACCTTTAGTTGCTGAAGTCAAAGCAGTCGAAAAAATTACAGATGCTGAAACACCGGATGTAGTCATTTTGGCTGTAAAAGCACATCAAGTTGAACCAATCATTGATGACTTAGCTGCCATTATGGGGCCAGAGACTATTTTGATTCCAATGCAAAATGGTATTCCATGGTGGTATTTCCAAAAGCTTGGCGGGGAGTATCAAGATCATTCAGTTGAAACTGTTGATGCTGGCGGCGTTGCGAAGAAGGCAATTAATCCAAATAACATTATTGGTTGCGTTGTATATCCAGCAACCTTTACCCAAGCCCCTGGAGTGATTCGTCACGTTGAGGGCAATCGTTTTCCATTGGGTGAGTTAGATGGCAAATCTACCGAGCGCATCCTGAAGGTGTCAGAGATGATGGGTGCGGCTGGGTTTAAATCACCAATCCTTGATGACATTCGCTCTGAGATCTGGCTCAAGCTTTGGGGCAACATGACTTTCAACCCAATCAGCTCTTTAACTCATGGAACCTTGGAAGGCATTTGCCAATACCCATTGACTAAAGAGTTAGCGCGCAACATGATGGCAGAAGCGCAAACCATTGCAGAAAAGCTTGGCGTTACTTTTCGGGTTGATATTGAGCGTCGCATTGCTGGCGCTGAAAAAGTCGGCAAGCACAAGACTTCAATGTTGCAGGACTTGGAGGCCGGTCGTAGCTTAGAGATCGATGCGCTCTTGGGCTCAGTAATTGAGCTTGGCAAGATTACTCAAACACCTACACCTTGTTTGAATACCGTCTTTGCTTTGACAAAGTATTTAGATGAAAACGTGCAGGCTTCTAAAGGGAGCTTGGCATTGCCATCGGTATCTGGCTACTAG
- the rplU gene encoding 50S ribosomal protein L21, translated as MYAVIKTGGKQYKVAAGEKLKIEQIPAEIGSEITLDQVLAVGEGASLKLGDPLVNGAAVMATVVSQGRHDKVTIFKMRRRKHYQKHQGHRQNFTEILINTIKA; from the coding sequence ATGTACGCGGTCATAAAAACCGGTGGCAAACAGTATAAAGTTGCTGCAGGCGAAAAATTGAAAATAGAACAGATACCAGCGGAAATCGGCAGCGAAATCACTCTTGACCAAGTCCTCGCCGTTGGCGAAGGCGCTTCACTGAAATTAGGTGATCCATTGGTTAATGGTGCAGCTGTGATGGCCACTGTCGTCTCCCAGGGACGTCACGATAAAGTGACAATCTTTAAGATGCGCCGTCGCAAGCATTACCAAAAGCACCAAGGCCATCGTCAGAATTTCACTGAAATTTTGATCAACACGATTAAAGCCTAA
- a CDS encoding RNA pyrophosphohydrolase — MLDREGYRPNVGIVLLNSRNEVFWGKRVGQHSWQFPQGGIQHGESPEQAMYRELHEEVGLLPEHVQIIGRTRDWLRYDVPEEYLRRQHATRVHRNAYRGQKQIWFLLRLVGLDSDIQLRASDHPEFDAWRWVPFWIQLDAVIDFKREVYELALSELARYLSRGLRLQQLAWGTPLDLIQSFYAGDDDQNNTSTKSDNEK; from the coding sequence ATGCTTGACCGTGAAGGGTATCGCCCCAATGTCGGCATTGTCCTCCTTAATAGCCGTAACGAGGTTTTCTGGGGAAAACGCGTTGGGCAGCATTCGTGGCAGTTCCCACAGGGTGGGATTCAGCATGGTGAAAGCCCTGAACAGGCAATGTACCGCGAATTGCATGAGGAAGTTGGCTTGCTACCAGAACATGTCCAAATTATTGGACGGACTAGGGATTGGCTTCGTTATGACGTCCCCGAGGAATACTTGCGCCGTCAACATGCCACGCGCGTTCACCGTAACGCTTACCGCGGTCAAAAACAGATTTGGTTTCTCTTGCGCTTAGTAGGCTTAGATAGCGATATTCAGCTACGCGCCTCAGATCACCCAGAGTTTGATGCCTGGCGATGGGTTCCCTTCTGGATTCAGTTAGATGCTGTCATTGACTTCAAACGCGAGGTTTATGAGTTAGCCCTTTCAGAACTCGCCCGCTATCTTTCCAGAGGGTTACGCCTACAACAACTAGCCTGGGGGACCCCGCTAGATCTAATTCAATCTTTTTACGCCGGCGACGACGATCAAAACAATACATCTACTAAATCGGATAATGAAAAATGA
- a CDS encoding sodium:solute symporter family protein, translating to MLIWFVIIYWVISVGIGLWAALRVKNTADFAAAGHSLPLPIVTATVFATWFGSETVLGIPATFLKEGLGGVVSDPFGSSLCLILVGLFFARHLYNRRMLTIGDFFREKYGRTVEVLVTLCIVVSYLGWVAAQIKALGLVFNVVSEGAISQTGGMMIGAASVLIYTLFGGMWSVAITDFIQMIIIVIGMLYIGGEMTMQTGGIGVVIEHAAAAGQFSNFWPDMNLASILGFVAALCTMMLGSIPQQDVFQRITSSKNVNIAVQAAILGGVLYFIFAFVPMYLAYSATLINPDLVKEYLDTDPQMILPKLILNHAPIIAQVMFFGALLSAIKSCASATLLAPSVTFAENIVRGFFKHLTDHDLLKIMRITVLCFAVVVTFFAVNSELSIFKMVESAYKVTLVAAFVPLAFGVYWPRANSLGGLLAVICGLTIWISCEILAPNSILPPQLAGLFASLAGMILGSLVPKDLLKAV from the coding sequence GTGCTGATTTGGTTCGTCATCATTTACTGGGTTATATCTGTCGGCATTGGCTTGTGGGCTGCTCTACGTGTAAAAAATACGGCCGACTTTGCTGCTGCTGGCCATAGCCTTCCGCTTCCAATTGTTACAGCCACTGTATTTGCTACCTGGTTTGGCTCTGAGACTGTTCTAGGTATTCCAGCTACTTTTCTTAAAGAAGGTTTGGGCGGAGTGGTTTCTGATCCCTTTGGATCCTCCCTCTGTCTCATTTTGGTGGGCCTCTTTTTTGCACGCCATCTTTATAACCGTCGGATGCTGACGATTGGCGATTTCTTTCGCGAGAAATACGGACGTACTGTTGAAGTCCTGGTAACCCTTTGTATTGTGGTTTCTTATTTGGGCTGGGTGGCTGCTCAAATTAAAGCCTTGGGCCTAGTATTCAATGTGGTGTCTGAAGGAGCGATTTCTCAAACGGGCGGCATGATGATCGGTGCCGCTAGTGTGTTGATCTACACCTTATTTGGCGGTATGTGGTCTGTAGCGATTACGGATTTCATTCAGATGATCATTATTGTGATTGGTATGCTGTATATCGGCGGAGAAATGACCATGCAAACCGGTGGTATCGGGGTTGTGATTGAGCATGCGGCAGCTGCTGGTCAATTTAGCAACTTCTGGCCCGATATGAACCTTGCTTCCATCCTGGGGTTTGTTGCCGCTCTGTGCACCATGATGCTTGGATCCATTCCCCAGCAAGACGTTTTTCAGCGCATTACCTCTTCTAAGAATGTGAATATTGCTGTGCAGGCTGCAATCTTGGGCGGCGTTCTTTACTTTATTTTTGCTTTCGTACCAATGTATTTGGCTTATTCAGCAACCCTCATTAATCCGGACTTGGTTAAGGAGTATTTGGATACTGATCCGCAGATGATTTTGCCAAAGCTGATTCTGAATCATGCGCCGATCATTGCGCAGGTGATGTTCTTCGGCGCTTTACTCTCAGCGATTAAGAGCTGTGCGAGTGCAACCTTACTCGCACCTTCCGTAACTTTTGCGGAGAATATCGTTCGAGGATTTTTTAAGCACCTAACGGATCATGATTTGCTAAAAATCATGCGCATCACTGTTTTATGTTTTGCAGTGGTGGTCACTTTCTTTGCTGTAAATTCTGAGCTCTCTATTTTTAAGATGGTTGAGAGTGCCTACAAGGTAACTTTGGTGGCAGCATTTGTCCCGCTGGCGTTTGGGGTGTATTGGCCCAGAGCTAACTCTTTGGGCGGCTTACTGGCAGTGATCTGCGGCCTGACGATTTGGATTAGTTGCGAAATTCTGGCTCCAAATAGTATTTTGCCGCCTCAGTTGGCAGGTTTATTTGCCAGTCTTGCAGGCATGATCTTGGGTAGCTTAGTGCCCAAAGATCTACTTAAAGCAGTTTAA
- a CDS encoding reductase: MSKTSELAFAPEMDQPIRYIERTRSYYLGLGYENPYVWAHYIDVPFSPLKKPLNQSVLGLITTAVPFDADKGPQGQGASYNAAAKFYQPYQKPINPDIDLRIAHVGIDRKNANMEDSNCWLPLEVAKQAAQSGRVKTLSSNLYGLPTNRSQRHTLEIDAPLILEMLRIDKVDVAVLIPNCPICHQSQSLLARYLEINGISTVIMGAAKDIVEYCGVPRFLFSDFPLGNAAAKPNDPSSRELNFELALSLLENAPAPRTTLQSPLIWSSNPSWKFDYSNLEKLSPGEIARLSAEAEQARITARELRVNSVGA; this comes from the coding sequence ATGTCGAAGACTTCTGAACTCGCATTTGCTCCAGAAATGGATCAGCCCATTCGCTATATCGAGCGGACTCGAAGCTATTACCTCGGTTTAGGTTATGAGAACCCTTATGTTTGGGCGCATTACATCGATGTGCCATTTTCCCCGCTCAAGAAACCACTCAATCAATCAGTCTTGGGGCTGATTACGACGGCAGTGCCCTTTGATGCTGATAAAGGTCCGCAGGGTCAGGGCGCTTCTTATAATGCTGCTGCAAAGTTCTATCAGCCATATCAAAAACCAATCAACCCTGATATCGATTTAAGAATTGCTCACGTAGGCATTGATCGTAAAAATGCCAATATGGAAGATAGCAATTGTTGGCTTCCCTTAGAGGTCGCTAAGCAAGCAGCTCAGTCCGGAAGGGTGAAGACTCTATCGTCGAACTTGTATGGTTTGCCAACCAATCGAAGTCAGCGTCATACTTTGGAAATAGATGCGCCTCTCATTTTGGAAATGCTGCGTATTGACAAAGTTGATGTTGCGGTATTAATTCCAAATTGCCCGATATGTCATCAGAGCCAAAGTTTGTTGGCGCGATATCTAGAGATAAACGGTATTTCTACAGTCATCATGGGAGCTGCAAAAGATATTGTTGAGTATTGCGGTGTGCCGAGATTTTTATTTAGCGATTTTCCATTGGGAAATGCAGCAGCAAAGCCAAATGATCCAAGTTCTCGTGAGCTCAATTTTGAATTAGCGCTAAGCCTTTTAGAAAACGCTCCTGCGCCACGCACGACATTACAGTCACCACTAATTTGGTCTTCTAACCCCTCTTGGAAGTTCGATTACTCGAATCTAGAAAAGCTATCTCCTGGAGAGATTGCGCGCTTAAGTGCAGAGGCGGAACAGGCGCGCATTACTGCGCGTGAACTCAGAGTGAACAGCGTGGGAGCTTAA